The nucleotide window AGCATCGGCGCCTGGGCGGGCGAGACGGCTGTCGATTTTCCCGCAACCGAAATCCCCCATGCCGCGCTGACCTGGGATGACCCCGAGGTCGAGATGCGGCAGCTCTCGCTGGAGGATGTTGTCGAGCAGCTCGCCTACGACTTCCTGTCTGACACACATGGCGGTTGGGAAAACAACGACGGCGCCTACGGCGAGTTCTGCTTCGACGCTTCCGCCCGCTGCATCCATCTCGAGCTCAACGAGCGCTTCACCTCGTCTGAACTCTTCACCCATGATTTCTGAGGGGGCGGCGATGGC belongs to Marivivens aquimaris and includes:
- a CDS encoding DUF6878 family protein, whose product is MTQTEPTLAAPLRPSTVDFGAILAAHAERTARILALRPGNKDRLFDGLIAAGITHVTVTFDGAGDSGQIESIGAWAGETAVDFPATEIPHAALTWDDPEVEMRQLSLEDVVEQLAYDFLSDTHGGWENNDGAYGEFCFDASARCIHLELNERFTSSELFTHDF